Proteins encoded together in one Miscanthus floridulus cultivar M001 chromosome 16, ASM1932011v1, whole genome shotgun sequence window:
- the LOC136509866 gene encoding uncharacterized protein, which translates to MPYDDEEEPPPSKPGPARPMQAVRLTKDHNSDAPLAPNDQKVLLELNGVSSAATRAPLDLVAVIDTSGSMGGNKLENAKKALSFIIRKLTDRDRLCIVQFHGNVKRLCQLCCVTEAGRAELEAIVSGLLDGGSTNIEAGLREAVTVVGGRKYTTGRAANIMLLSDGDEDIGTNARSVEPGNVPVHTFGFGDGHDSKLLGAVAEKSLGGVYNYVADSNDPAKLAEAFSRILAGLVTIIAQDLELTVTPFPGEATIENVYAGTYPKDPKDPPGSLPVTVRFGTLSSEEARSVVVELALSDRTGFRPYRATVAEVQYRFRTAQGQQVTSNPEKITIKRSRKVAATAADGAPRPVETEVIRQQHVIAIRQAVEKAENDRMEEAWNVLAAALNKLVEARKRLFDPILEELQNELMKLLTLFKTKQLYTQHGRPYAIASEACHGRRRSTEKGDEAAGPYDTQRVKQYRKQVQQPHETPLPSAADEEMAEEPEPQAPLSPAEVRRTASVVLRLLTAVLSLLAFSIMASARTSGWASDYYGRYEPYRYTVGVNVIVCFYSIAQAFVETRRPASPRLQTTSCYRIALFLDQVLAYLLMSASSAAASRHHLWVSRFGKDRFNDKINVAVLFSFLAFLALSGNAVISTANLFSRI; encoded by the exons ATGCCgtacgacgacgaggaggagcctCCTCCGTCAAAGCCTGGGCCAGCGAGGCCGATGCAGGCAGTGCGGCTCACCAAGGACCACAACTCCGACGCACCCCTGGCCCCCAACGACCAGAAGGTGCTGCTAGAGCTCAACGGCGTCTCCTCCGCCGCCACCAGGGCACCACTGGACCTTGTCGCAGTCATTGACACCAGCGGCAGCATGGGGGGTAACAAACTGGAAAACGCCAAGAAAGCCCTCAGCTTCATCATCCGCAAGCTCACTGACCGCGACCGCCTGTGCATCGTCCAGTTCCACGGCAATGTCAAACGGCTCTGCCAGCTGTGCTGTGTCACCGAGGCCGGCCGCGCCGAACTCGAAGCCATCGTCAGCGGCCTCCTGGACGGTGGATCGACCAATATCGAGGCGGGCCTCAGGGAAGCCGTCACCGTCGTTGGGGGCCGCAAGTACACCACCGGCCGCGCCGCCAACATCATGCTCTTGTCCgacggtgatgaggacatcggcACCAACGCGAGGAGTGTCGAGCCAGGCAACGTGCCCGTCCACACCTTCGGCTTTGGCGACGGCCACGACTCCAAGCTGCTGGGCGCGGTCGCGGAGAAGAGCCTGGGCGGTGTGTACAACTACGTCGCCGACAGCAACGACCCCGCcaagctcgccgaggccttctcCCGGATCCTGGCCGGCCTcgtcaccatcatcgcccaggACCTCGAGCTCACCGTCACGCCGTTCCCCGGCGAGGCAACCATCGAGAACGTGTACGCCGGGACCTACCCGAAGGACCCAAAGGACCCTCCCGGCTCCTTGCCCGTCACCGTCAGGTTCGGCACCCTCTCCAGCGAGGAGGCGCGAAgcgtcgtcgtcgagctcgcGCTCAGCGACCGCACCGGCTTCCGGCCGTATCGCGCCACCGTCGCGGAGGTCCAATACAGGTTCAGAACCGCTCAGGGGCAGCAGGTCACCTCCAATCCCGAGAAGATCACCATAAAACGCAGCCGGAAAGTGGCCGCCACGGCAGCTGACGGCGCGCCGCGGCCGGTGGAGACCGAGGTCATCCGGCAGCAGCACGTGATCGCGATCAGACAAGCGGTGGAGAAGGCCGAGAATGACAGAATGGAGGAGGCGTGGAACGTACTGGCGGCGGCGCTGAACAAACTGGTGGAGGCGCGGAAGAGGCTATTCGATCCGATACTGGAAGAGCTCCAGAATGAGCTCATGAAGCTGTTGACGCTCTTCAAGACGAAGCAGCTGTACACACAGCACGGCCGCCCCTACGCCATTGCTTCGGAAGCTTGCCACGGCCGCCGGCGCTCCACCGAGAAAGGCGACGAGGCTGCCGGACCCTACGACACGCAACGCGTCAAGCAGTACCGCAAGCAGGTCCAGCAGCCCCACGAGACACCCCTGCCGTCCGCCGCTGATGAAGAGATGGCGGAAGAGCCGGAGCCGCAGGCGCCACTGAGCCCAGCCGAGGTGAGGAGGACGGCGTCAGTGGTGCTGCGTCTGCTCACGGCGGTGCTCAGCCTGTTGGCCTTCTCGATCATGGCCAGCGCAAGGACGTCCGGATGGGCCAGTGACTACTACGGCCGCTACGAGCCGTACAG GTACACCGTCGGAGTGAACGTGATAGTCTGTTTCTACTCGATCGCGCAAGCATTTGTCGAGACCCGCCGTCCGGCCTCGCCGAGGCTCCAGACCACCTCGTGCTACCGCATCGCCCTCTTCCTCGACCAG GTGTTGGCGTACCTCCTCATGTCGGCGTCGTCGGCGGCCGCGTCCCGCCACCACCTGTGGGTGTCGCGGTTCGGCAAGGACCGGTTCAACGACAAGATCAACGTCGCGGTGCTGTTCTCGTTCCTGGCCTTCCTCGCGCTGTCTGGCAACGCGGTCATCTCCACGGCGAATCTCTTCAGCAGGATATGA